The window ACCATCGTCCCTAAGCTGCTGGCTGGTTTATTGATGGAAGACAAGAGAATAACCTTCCACAGCTGCATAGCCCAGCTCCATGTCTATCACTTCTTGGGAAGCACAGAGGCTCTGCTTCTCACCTCCATGTCTTATGATAGGTACATTGCTATTTGTAACCCATTGCGATATCATGTTCTCATGGCAAAGAGAGTTTGTATCAAGTTGGCTTCTAGCAGCTGGATCGCTGGCTTCGTCTATTCATTGTCACAAACAATTCAAACCTTTATGTTGCCTTTTTGCAAGTTGAACAAGATCAGTCATTTCTTTTGCGATATTAAACCACTTTTAAAACTGGCCTGTGCTAACACCCGCCTTAATGAAAGCCTGCTGTCCATTGTCACTGGCTGTTTGGCTGTCAGCACATTATTACCTATTATGATCTCCTATGTCTTTATTGGCACCAATCTCCGGAACATCCGCTCCTATCAAGGGAGACGCAAAGCTTTCTCCACCTGCACTTCCCACCTAACTGTTGTATCTTTATACTATGGGTCTGTCATCTGCACATACCTGAGAGCATCCACCAAAGATTCATTGCAGCAGGACAGACTGACGGCTGTACTGCTAACAGTCATTACTCCAGCGTTAAATCCTCTTATCTATGCACTTAGAAACAAAGAGGTGAGGAGATCTCTTAAAAATGTGTTATTATCAAAACAGGATTTAAAAAGAACATGAGTATAACTGACACATTTTACTCTCTCAGGAGATATTATTCACAAAAGTTTTATAGCTATTACTATACAATATTATTGGGCAGATTGTATCAATGAATGGCTACTGTATTTCAATATATGATCTGCTATGTTTAAGTGCTCTAAATTAAGAACATTGTTTCTGTATGTAACTGCTTATCCTGTGAAAGTGGAGCATTATTGATAGTTGACTGCTCAATTAGGACTGAAGAAGGTATTGTAATCCTGTGAAATGAATGTACTGTACACATGCATTGAAACATACATGCCGATTTTCCTACAGTACATAGAGTCTCCTACAGTATGTCATTGGCTGAGTAATGCATCATATCCTAATGCATGCCAACAAAATAATCTTTCAAATGTCCCCAATTTCTAAAGCTCCCTGATAGGGATATCCGGATAGGATATATATTTTGCTGTCTCTTTTATATGTGAACATTATGAACATGGAAAGCCACAATCTTTTAATACAGTTATTCAAGGTTGTAAGTTTGACTCCAAGCTCAACTCTCAGTTCCCTGTTCCTCAACATACACACCTTTACTTGGGTAATTAGTATACATTATACAATAGGTCTATTACATATGAAAGCTAAAAGTATGTGTCCATTGTGTGCATGGTCtagcccaggggtgggcaacctatttttcaatgtagccacaggtgtggcgaatttgaagtgaaaatagccacaccatgtaaaaattgagttattttgttgcgcatgcaaaaatttcaaacaacacacactgtttgaactaGTTTATTCAAAACATGAACACTTTGACTACTCAGTTACAACTGCGGCAGACACAAACGATGAAAATGGTTCAAATTGAAAATGTTAGATAATTTAATGCGATATTTGACGATCCTTATTTCTGACAAGTTGCATAAACTTTGGCTGAATATCtgaactcaatgcacatcttagtTCAGCCTCCAAATTGACATCAACAATTCGAGATCTGTGTTTTGACTTGATGAATCCCATCGTAGAGAACGTCGATTCACACACCCACGTTGATCCAAACATGGACAATAATTTTGAAATTGCTGATTTCAAAGTTGGGAGATGATCAGATCTGAATGATCAGAATGATTTCCACATATCTGTGACTGAAGAATTCAAGTACATTTTCAAGTGTTCAAGACTTCAAGATCACGCAAGAATTTAAATGCCAATTTGAAGTCATTGAAATCAGAAAAACGTGATTCAAATTTCTGGGACAGGTTTTTTATCCAGTTTACGTAGAGTTGCCGCTTCACGTCGAGTAGACCACActcctcatttttttttctagAAATCTATTCAGGTTTGCAAAATGGGTCAAATCGTCCTTCTGAGTTTGTGCCTGAAAGAGGTTCAGTTTTGACTTGAACATGAAATGGGCTGATGACCTCATATGGGTTacttgtgacgtcactgctctttACACGAGCATTATCCATGAAAAAGGAATAGAAGCAGTAGACCATTTCCTACAAAAAGACCCCTCTATGAGTAATGAGCAACGTTCGTTCATACTTAAAAGCATTGATTtcattttaaaaaataattattttttatttgataataaattttatattcagaaaataggaacagcaatggggacaaaatttgcccccagttttgctaatctttttatgggcaaATGGGAGATAGAGAACATCTGGCAGAACAATCCTTTTTTTAACAACATCTATTTTTATAAACGATTCATAGATGACCTTTTAATAATATGGAAGGGCACCCAAGAAGAACTTTTaggattttttaattatttaaataagaaTGAATTGAATTTAACATTTACACATGAGCATCATCCAGTCACcattaattttttagatttaattttatttagCGAAGGGGACAAAATTttaactaaaacattttttaaacaagTAGATGCCAATAGTTATCTAGAGCGGACAAGCAATCATTCAAAAGCTTGGATCAACAAcataccctatgggcaattttTAAGAATTTTTAGAAATTGCTCAAAAGACTCAGATTTTATTGAACAATCAGAAGTACTTTTCCAAAAAATTTTAGCAAAAGGGTATAGCAAAGACAAACTAGATGCAGCACTTTTAAAGGTGAAGGGGCAAAACAGATTGAGCTTaatacaagaaaataaaaataaaaattctaataagaataataacaatAAGGAATTCCCCAATCAAATAGACTTTCAGCCAAACGCAGATCACAAAGATAAAGATAAAGACGAATGtttattcattacaaaatacaCTGGGGCCAGTAATGAAATTAAGAAGATTCTCACTAAACATTGGGGTATTATTTTAAATGACCCGGTCATAGGTAAGACATTAAAAAATAGACCAGGGATTGTTTTTAGAAGAGCAAGAAACCTTAAGAATGTTTTAGCTCCTAcagttttaaaacaaaacaaaaccaatcAGAATGCATTAGGAACTGAACAAACAACGTGGTTACCATCATGCCCAAATGGCTGCTATAAGTGTGGGCGTACAAATTGCCTTACCtgcaaacacattaaaaacaaGTGTACTGAATATACATCAAATGTCACGGGAGagaaattcaaaataaaacagttCGTTAACTGTAATACAACATACGTTGTCTATTTGCTAAAGTGTCCCTGCGGCCTATACTATATAGGCCGGACGAAGAGAAGCCTAAAGGAACGCTTCACTGAGCATAGAAGGAACATTTTAAGGGGTTTTCTTGGACATGGGGTCTCTCGTCACTTTTTAACGGTCCACAACAAAGATGTAGGAGGTTTATCGATTGTGGGCATTGAACACATCAGCCATACAACTCTAAGGGGTGACAGACTTCTAAAACGTAGgaaacaggagacctactggatatttaaATTACAAACGATGAGTCCAGTAGGTCTGAACGAAGAACTGGATCTTTTAGCCTTTCACTAGTTTGATGTCTGTCCATCACAGCCTTTATATGACAAGAAAGCTCAAAGATTAAAAATaagattaaaaattaaaaatatagataataataaaaataataaattagtAATAAGAATAGAAATAATGGAGGTGAAAAACAACAGAGCTGACATcacttttatattttgttttattgtttattttatttttaataaatttcatatcaaatgtatatttttaaacATAAATTAATTATcttatagaattttttttttttttttttttttttttttttttagtatgaaCCTTAAGTTATGTATTTTTAAGAATAATAGATTATATAAATAACTGTTCCAGAATGATTTATTTCATTTAATCTATGTAGCAATATACCTTATGTATTATTTCTCTGTCTATTTATTTTGAACTTTCAATGTGTCGTAACAATCCAGCTTATATATAAATCTGAACACTGAgaactaataaatatatataatggaaaatgtatAATATCAGAGAAACCAAAATTTATTTACCATTGAATGTTGGTGTCTAACAGTGACCACCATTATTTAAATTATTAAGGAATGTATTCAgttcattttattgtattattaactGTTAAAATATCAATCTTAATATCAATCTAATCCAAATGTCTATTTTAAATATACCAACATGCACTTATAAGTTTTTTAAGTACTTTGTATAAACTTTGTgtgtgttctttttgttttttgttgtgacatgaaccagccaTATATACTGTTTGCACCATTCTGTACCAATAGTGGTACCTATATGAATTTAAGTTCAAAATCAATGAGCCATTAATTGGGCATCTAAATGATTTCAATCAACTGAGCTATAAATTATGAAGGAGCGTGGTGTAActttatccctgacgaagccttttggtgaaacgcgtaggaggaggagcaaatagagtgtttgctTGCCATTGTGTGCGTTTGAGAGGAGCATTTAACATTACTCGC is drawn from Ascaphus truei isolate aAscTru1 chromosome 7, aAscTru1.hap1, whole genome shotgun sequence and contains these coding sequences:
- the LOC142499955 gene encoding olfactory receptor 12D1-like — translated: MDAGNLTSVTEFILLGITNLPQLQIFLFITFLLFYLFNLLGNLSILTVVITDQRLHIPMYFLLGNLSFLDLFFSSTIVPKLLAGLLMEDKRITFHSCIAQLHVYHFLGSTEALLLTSMSYDRYIAICNPLRYHVLMAKRVCIKLASSSWIAGFVYSLSQTIQTFMLPFCKLNKISHFFCDIKPLLKLACANTRLNESLLSIVTGCLAVSTLLPIMISYVFIGTNLRNIRSYQGRRKAFSTCTSHLTVVSLYYGSVICTYLRASTKDSLQQDRLTAVLLTVITPALNPLIYALRNKEVRRSLKNVLLSKQDLKRT